One segment of Colias croceus chromosome 15, ilColCroc2.1 DNA contains the following:
- the LOC123697721 gene encoding inhibitor of growth protein 3 → MLYLEDYLEMIEHLPQELRDRFTEMREMDLSVQNNMDTLEKRVRMLFGGCRRGDINTDQADTEFVDIKKGYNKTLEEADEKVALANQMYDLVDRYLRRLDTELHKFKCELEADNKGITELLEKRSLDLDTNTNHTTTSSNNHYKESRYRIRAEKRRESWNNRDSRAHATNGTLSRTDSAIQAALGRDSYSLGHAGSAIAAAASQAIAATQQMQHGRRTASLKASYEAVAGAELHHAHPAHHAHHAHTAHHAHHATHHDHGHGVVPTAHSQTASIHGHHTTVHGHATASSSNKRHTKQKKSSYSTSSNTSMHSQSVAAAASRSSSPTAVAVNSTLKPSGEEHMEEEWTYDPNEPRYCICNQVSYGDMVACDNHDCPYEWFHYPCVGITAPPKGKWYCPQCHSNMRRNRANRKN, encoded by the exons ATGTTGTATCTCGAAGATTACTTGGAAA tGATCGAACATCTTCCTCAAGAATTAAGAGATCGCTTCACAGAAATGCGAGAAATGGATTTATCCGTTCAAA ATAATATGGATACATTGGAAAAACGGGTCCGAATGTTATTCGGGGGATGTCGGCGAGGTGATATAAACACCGATCAGGCGGATACTGAATTTGTAGATATAAAGAAGGGTTACAATAAGACTTTGGAAGAAGCAGATGAGAAAGTAGCTTTAGCAAATCAAATGTATGATTTAGTTGACAGATATTTAAGAAGATTGG ATACAGAactacataaatttaaatgtgaattAGAGGCAGATAACAAAGGAATCACTGAATTATTAGAGAAACGGTCTTTGGATCTTGATACAAACACAAATCATACAACAACTTCTAGTAATAACCATTACAAGGAGAGTAG ATATCGCATCAGAGCGGAGAAGCGTCGTGAAAGTTGGAATAACAGAGACTCGCGCGCACATGCTACAAATGGAACCCTTTCGAGAACTGATTCTGCCATTCAg GCTGCATTGGGTCGAGATTCATATTCACTGGGCCATGCGGGAAGTGCTATTGCAGCAGCTGCTAGTCAAGCCATAGCAGCCACTCAGCAg ATGCAGCACGGCCGCCGCACGGCGTCGCTGAAGGCGTCGTACGAGGCGGTGGCGGGCGCCGAGCTGCACCACGCGCACCCCGCGCACCACGCGCACCACGCGCACACAGCGCACCACGCGCACCACGCCACGCACCACGACCATG GTCACGGCGTAGTACCGACGGCCCACAGTCAGACGGCCAGCATCCACGGCCACCACACCACCGTGCACGGACACGCTACAGCGTCGTCCTCCAACAAACGGCATACTAAGCAGAA GAAGAGCAGCTACAGCACATCAAGCAATACGTCGATGCACTCGCAGTCAGTAGCCGCGGCCGCTAGCCGCTCTTCGTCGCCCACAGCTGT tGCGGTGAACAGCACGCTAAAGCCGAGCGGCGAAGAGCACATGGAGGAGGAGTGGACGTACGACCCCAACGAGCCGCGATACTGCATCTGCAACCAGGTCTCGTATGGCGATATGGTCGCCTGCGACAACCATGAC TGTCCATACGAATGGTTCCACTACCCGTGCGTGGGGATCACGGCGCCGCCCAAGGGCAAGTGGTACTGCCCCCAGTGCCACTCCAACATGCGCCGCAATCGCGCTAATCgcaagaattaa